In Labrus bergylta chromosome 6, fLabBer1.1, whole genome shotgun sequence, the following proteins share a genomic window:
- the hsh2d gene encoding hematopoietic SH2 domain-containing protein homolog gives MTEWSPCVQEQHDIFTWFTESQLGSLTRNGIVPEWFHGIISRKTAEELLMSKPPGYFLIRVSESRIGYTLSLRADDRCRHFMIDALEDGHYVIVGETRRHRCLQDMVDFHRRNPIMPFSEVLTVACGQSSNNNTDYAELLFPQRHPNSNASLQPNNSLHANTILPESGEKIPHALPNRPNNMKTPAISNTGRLYPQLEEEFPHISFPLQATPVPMNRNHQPPELPHRSSLPLKQNPACTRTVSAPDRRSTHTVTDHPSSTQRNQQTKPSVVTNLKNFKKKFQKKRSLSQELMNTEMNKEETERRGNTESEYQEIPGEQSFNSPTFSHTCPDMTLTGGELPQEYRQPPPFAPGF, from the exons ATGACGGAGTGGAGCCCATGCGTACAGGAGCAGCATGACATTTTCACCTGGTTTACTGAGTCCCAGCTCGGGTCTCTGACCAGGAACGGTATAGTCCCTGAATGGTTTCATGGGATCATTTCCAGGAA GACGGCAGAGGAGCTTCTGATGTCCAAGCCTCCAGGTTACTTCCTCATCAGAGTCAGTGAGAGCAGGATTGGCTATACGCTTTCACTCCG CGCAGATGACCGCTGCAGACATTTTATGATTGACGCGTTGGAGGACGGTCATTACGTCATAGTAGGGGAGACGAGACGTCACCGTTGTCTGCAGGACATGGTGGACTTTCACCGAAGGAATCCCATCATGCCTTTCAGTGAGGTGCTGACTGTAGCTTGTGGACAG AGCTCAAATAACAATACCGACTATGCAGAACTACTGTTTCCCCAAAGACATCCAAACTCTAATGCGAGTTTGCAGCCAAACAACTCCCTGCATGCCAACACAATTCTCCCAGAATCAGGAGAAAAAATCCCACATGCACTTCCTAATCGGCCAAATAACATGAAGACCCCTGCAATCTCGAATACGGGCAGACTTTACCCTCAATTGGAAGAAGAATTTCCACACATCAGCTTCCCTCTTCAAGCCACG CCTGTGCCAATGAACAGGAACCACCAGCCTCCTGAACTTCCTCATAGGAGCTCTCTTCCTCTGAAGCAGAACCCGGCCTGTACCAGAACAGTGTCTGCCCCTGACCGCcgctccacacacacagtcactgaTCATCCATCCAGCACCCAGAGGAACCAGCAAACAAAGCCGTCAGTGGTCACAAACCTAAAGAACTTCAAGAAAAAATTCCAAAAGAAGAGGAGCCTGTCACAGGAGTTAATGAACACAGAAATGAACAAAGAGGAaactgagaggagaggaaacactgAGAGTGAGTACCAGGAGATCCCAGGGGAGCAGAGCTTCAACAGTCCAACATTTTCCCACACCTGCCCTGATATGACACTGACGGGTGGAGAGTTACCTCAGGAGTACAGACAACCTCCACCTTTTGCCCCAGGCTTTTAA